The sequence GcgtttattcgacgttttagttcggactttgttgatccatatactTTAAAGTTCTTATATATGGTACGTCTCTTATGCGTTCGAACTTGGAATACGCCGTCTTTATTTAAAGACCATATCATGCTTATCATACTATTAGCTTGAACGTctctagaaaacctttgtgttgagttctttaaatttcactgatccaattccattctataaaagtcggtgcttgctcATTAACCTAAAATCACCAGGTATTAAAAGGGCTATTCTCGCCATTACTTTCCTTTTTGATTAGGTAAATGGAATCATTGACTCTCCATTTGAATATTCCTCAGCAAAGTTTTcggaatcatgattttttctggTTAGGAATGGTCAaaactaattatgcttccaatgctccgatttctagaacgCTGGGAGAATTTAATTAGCTTACAAATCATACTGACctggatttattttattttttaaaccttttttattttccaacatagtctccttttaggcttatacacttcgtcaAACGCTGTTCTAgcttgttgatcccttccgaagaataagatttgtccaagtcggaaaaaaatcatttctggAATCTCCCCTCGGTTGTATAAAATCTTTCTCGAGCCACCTATTTCTTCAACTTGGGGGAAAAAATTGCCCAAATGATCCGAAGCTTTCAAGTCTGGGGAATAAATTGGGGCCCCATTGCCATTCATTTTGCTACCACAACTGCATAGGCGTGAGCTGATGGGTTGTCGTGAAGGAAGGAAAAGGAAACTCACTCGACTTCcttgattcaaacgaatgccaaacacaaagaaatagaccgaCCTGGCTCAAGCTTGATCTGTGATCTTTCAAGAGGTGCCACTAACTAAAGATAACCTGGATACGAGCCAGTAGTGCCACATCTCTGACTATGCATGGACTTTTCAAATGACCctgctttatatggaagaaaattggcAATATCGTGgaaaaaaccatttaaaaaaataaagcgattttttagcaacttcaaacttacatctttatatataaaaatgaatgtttgtctgtatatcatcgatgaactcaaaacctactggaccgattattataaaaattggggCAGTCGTCGACTACACTTCGTACCGAATAGTTGTGTTAATTATCGCTTCGTTACTTCTCTCTCAGAGTGTTCTTACTCTCCACGTGCTTAGTGCAATTGACTTTCCTATTATTTTCTTGTTGTGAAgtgcaaaaatacaaataaaagcctGAAGTGTTAATTTctaatggaaaataatattcCGTTCCCCTCGGGGAACCGATTTGACATACTATCTGATAGTATGTCAATTCCCCCCAAatcgaaacgaaaaaaaacaaccagTGCAAATAAAGACCTTTACCCATCCCTACCATCGCCAGTTACCAAAAGTGTTAACCAAAATGATCCAAAATTCATCATTATAAAATCCTCTgacgaaaacaacaaaatttctaaGTATAGTGTGTTCGCTAAAAAGAAAGCCCTTGACGGAATAAGTACAGAGTACAGCTCCGTAAGCATTCTCAAGGACGGCagtttattagtacttacaAAATCTAAAAAGGTGGCTGAAAAGttcataaaatgtaaaaatcttGGTGGCTTATGCCCAATATCTGTGTCCCTCCACGAATCTCTCAACACGTGTAAAGGTACCATTTATGACAAAAACCTAGCCGAAAccgatgaaaaagaaattattgaaggcCTTAAATCGCAAGGAGTCGTAGATGTCTACAAGTTTACCAAAAAAGTGAATGGAAATCCAATGCCAACAGGACGAATGGTTCTTACATTTGACCTTTATAAAGTCCCCCAAGATATCGACGTTGCATGGTATTCCCTAAAAGTAGAAGAACATTTCCCAACACCAATGCGTTGTCGTAATTGTCAGCTTCTCGGTCACACTactaaaaaatgcaacaacaacaccacctGTGAGGTCTGCAATCTCCCCCCTCATACCCCTGAACTATGCCAACGCAAAATGTGCGCCAACTGCTTTGGTCCACACCCCGCTTCAGCTAGAGACTGTCCTAAATACCttgagcaaaaacaaatattgaaaattaaaacacaaaataagtgTAACTTCAACGAAGCCAAGCGGCTATTCAAGCTACAAAACCCGTTTTCTCTCAATGGAAAACAAACGTATGCATCCGCAATAACCGAACCTTCCCCTGTCCTACTAACCAGTACAACCGCCGAAAATTCACCATCTCATCCTAtctcaaaaacaacaacttctGACACTTCTCAAAATACAGCAAATAACATAAACACTAATAAGCCACCCGCACTCCCTTTACCCAAGCACTCACTCAACTCAGAAGATAATACCACAACACACTTCGCATCTCTCTCCCCcaactttcttaaaaataacaaaagcactACAGTACAAGAATCATCATCTCTCGTAACACAGCCGAACACAACTAGCTCACTTACTCCAACATCTCACAGCATACCATCACATAACTTGAGCTCGTTTACAATAAACTACTCAGACATGAGTGCCCGGGCACTCACAGTGCGTACGCCTCACCTCAGTGCAAACTCTTTTAATAACTCAATCGAAAATCCAATTGATCGCACGATTACAAATACTATCAATTCCTCAGAAACTCTCTCTAATTACCAACTGCCTGATGACTACATGAATTATGTACATTATCAACTCCACTCTACGTCAGTCTCTCAGGTTCAAGTTGATGATATAGAAATAGATCACGACGAGCCTACACTATGAGCTGTTTTCATTTAACAGCTTTTATAgtgaattataattaataatatacattATGGTACTTAATATTCTACAATGGAATATTAAAGGATATCACAACAACTACCAAGATTTAGAACTCTTAATAAAAGATCGTAGACCCCACGTTATATGTATCCAGGAAACTCACCTTAAACACAATTACCTTCCACATCCACCAAAACAATACTCAgcgcattttcataatttccctCATATAACTAACGCTAAGCAAGGCTGTGGCATACTAGTGCACAATAGTATCCCACATAAAATCTTAAATATCACCTCTAACATCTCAGCAGTGGCCGTAGAAGTTAATCTTCAATATCCGGTAACCATTGTATCTATATACATTCCGCCACTCCAAAAGTTTTCGGTCTCCGACTTGGAG comes from Anastrepha ludens isolate Willacy chromosome 3, idAnaLude1.1, whole genome shotgun sequence and encodes:
- the LOC128856538 gene encoding uncharacterized protein LOC128856538, which gives rise to MSIPPKSKRKKTTSANKDLYPSLPSPVTKSVNQNDPKFIIIKSSDENNKISKYSVFAKKKALDGISTEYSSVSILKDGSLLVLTKSKKVAEKFIKCKNLGGLCPISVSLHESLNTCKGTIYDKNLAETDEKEIIEGLKSQGVVDVYKFTKKVNGNPMPTGRMVLTFDLYKVPQDIDVAWYSLKVEEHFPTPMRCRNCQLLGHTTKKCNNNTTCEVCNLPPHTPELCQRKMCANCFGPHPASARDCPKYLEQKQILKIKTQNKCNFNEAKRLFKLQNPFSLNGKQTYASAITEPSPVLLTSTTAENSPSHPISKTTTSDTSQNTANNINTNKPPALPLPKHSLNSEDNTTTHFASLSPNFLKNNKSTTVQESSSLVTQPNTTSSLTPTSHSIPSHNLSSFTINYSDMSARALTVRTPHLSANSFNNSIENPIDRTITNTINSSETLSNYQLPDDYMNYVHYQLHSTSVSQVQVDDIEIDHDEPTL